The following proteins are encoded in a genomic region of Neospora caninum Liverpool complete genome, chromosome XI:
- a CDS encoding putative histidine acid phosphatase domain containing protein: MMTLLRTVVVLGLLGATYVSGSVDNRGFDDPNAPRESVQFWRACHKASHSLTDDIGVPYEVADPPEIPFPGAEHQFTLVVQRHGTRRSQYLLSQSPYYKSTVPIQLSVQGAHELRVSGIEVRRYLQTFMGHSLPKRSVKRTRDDVLSEACGFDLERECEGFGLEKENCTPSGLVNAIANVFPEDTLYVRAAGLPRTQWSAVFFLEGFYGLPWLCGARTDELLRTSTSRNYERRCLVREVCDGDPEKVLQLRGRHTETCAAIKLPCIHVPFTPEDGLTVGAMYNAVAYSQGDDHFVRLEGPRTFEPQGPLKVAVDIAEEVYGKGAFEGSGGGWNAGEMWVSEAGSGDPTPMIDVLKWVEKKKQYCQESGKCDPVAVPSYDLLIEDLKEAFRRGYNILYGSGGFAKFVASPYLLLFTAVARGIAFGRQEDMRDLRLTMAAVSDFDSMGVNDEDVLRAAIQKVKLYVLSLHDFAVVSVLSVLQVYSGELSPFACRFYLELVKAPGGDAKNVTPSGKAFNVEDGLNPGGNVQYPENGYFVRVLYGKPGKKMSVLPLPLCGNKDVCPLNDFLNITYGLLKSNSFLDVTEVYRNRLRELSKTFV, from the coding sequence ATGATGACGCTACTGCGGACCGTAGTAGttctcggccttcttggCGCGACGTATGTGAGTGGCAGCGTGGACAACAGGGGTTTTGACGATCCTAACGCCCCGCGTGAGTCTGTACAGTTCTGGCGAGCTTGTCACAAGGCGAGTCACTCGCTGACAGATGACATTGGTGTTCCATATGAAGTCGCGGACCCTCCTGAGATACCGTTCCCGGGTGCCGAGCACCAATTCACTTTAGTCGTTCAACGTCACGGCACGCGTCGATCGCAGTACTTATTGTCTCAGTCGCCATACTATAAAAGTACAGTGCCAATCCAGTTGTCGGTTCAAGGTGCGCACGAGCTCCGCGTGTCAGGGATCGAAGTCCGTCGCTACCTTCAGACGTTCATGGGTCATAGTCTGCCTAAACGTTCAGTGAAACGGACCCGCGATGATGTCCTGAGTGAGGCGTGTGGTTTTGATCTTGAGCGAGAGTGTGAAGGTTTCGGCCTCGAAAAGGAGAACTGTACTCCCTCTGGTTTGGTCAACGCGATCGCGAACGTGTTTCCTGAGGATACCTTATACGTCCGTGCAGCGGGACTGCCGAGGACACAATGGAGTGcagttttttttctcgaagGATTTTATGGTCTCCCGTGGCTGTGCGGTGCGAGGACAGACGAGCTACTTCGAACGTCCACCAGCCGAAACTACGAACGGCGTTGCCTGGTTCGCGAAGTTTGCGATGGGGATCCTGAAAAGGTTCTTCAGTTGCGGGGACGCCATACGGAGACGTGCGCCGCAATCAAGCTTCCGTGCATCCACGTGCCTTTCACGCCTGAAGATGGTTTGACTGTTGGAGCTATGTACAATGCGGTGGCGTACAGCCAAGGGGATGACCATTTCGTGAGGCTGGAAGGTCCGAGGACGTTTGAGCCGCAGGGCCCCCTGAAAGTGGCTGTAGATATCGCCGAAGAAGTCTACGGTAAAGGCGCGTTTGAAGGCAGCGGGGGAGGGTGGAATGCAGGTGAAATGTGGGTGTCGGAAGCTGGATCGGGGGATCCCACTCCAATGATAGACGTGCTAAAGTGggtcgagaaaaagaagcagtACTGCCAAGAGAGTGGCAAATGTGACCCGGTGGCTGTGCCATCATATGATTTGCTGATTGAGGACCTGAAAGAGGCATTTCGACGTGGATACAACATCTTATATGGGTCCGGTGGGTTCGCTAAGTTTGTGGCATCTCCGTATCTTTTGTTGTTCACCGCGGTTGCTCGAGGGATTGCCTTCGGCCGACAGGAGGATATGAGAGACCTGCGACTGACGATGGCGGCGGTCAGCGATTTCGACTCAATGGGTGTGAACGACGAGGATGTGCTGAGGGCAGCCATCCAGAAGGTGAAACTGTATGTGCTTTCGCTGCACGACTTCGCGGTGGTCTCCGTCTTGAGCGTTCTCCAGGTGTACAGCGGTGAACTTTCACCGTTCGCATGCCGCTTTTACCTGGAGTTGGTGAAGGCTCCCGGTGGTGACGCGAAGAATGTCACTCCTAGTGGAAAAGCATTTAATGTGGAAGATGGCCTCAATCCAGGTGGCAACGTCCAGTACCCGGAGAACGGTTACTTTGTGCGCGTCCTTTATGGCAAGccagggaagaagatgagTGTTCTGCCGTTACCCTTGTGCGGCAACAAAGACGTTTGTCCACTCAATGATTTTTTGAACATCACCTACGGGCTGTTGAAGTCGAACAGTTTCCTGGATGTGACTGAAGTGTATCGCAACAGACTTCGCGAGCTTTCGAAGACCTTTGTGTAA
- a CDS encoding putative peroxisome biogenesis factor 1 translates to MLHVHHRQALTSEGTLFLFAPKAVHGPSGSGRSSLCRTAGSLLSKTTGLFVLMVRCKLLAAEAVRFPIIKDLLVTIGMACTLHAPALLILDDLLLWSESKFSGTCYDYNYNATIDVKQKRSQRAASRIWTNLTLQNVGGLDKVKEDLIDMLKMETTYGLVLRRAGVSIHRGVLLIGPPGCGKTLVAKAVVGDQEMRCLEVKGPELLSKYIGSSEAAVRKVFTKAQQARPCIVLFDEIDALATRRGGDSSGVTDRVVNQLLCYLDGIEDRQDVYVIATTSRPDLVDPALLRTGRLEKVCYCGLPTTTTQRLEILKVCTNTTTLVDGVSLESLEQAMPWEFSAADIHAAVKSAQLLAVHELLGTTLRPPASIDGMQEALRTSNREERKKDEISNGAEMRVELLTEESESPASFEGRQVALQQDPSSRRVFVSQRHLLAAIAATKPSMTPGEIRRYHRLYAPFLAPSYIEDIRAFESKLSESTTHCYSSFPTTTADKRPSPSSGEAGQSTLASRSVRHPLGTRAFTRRTLSLPSHTRSTPAISMSASVLRSCSVDLTRSNSTGSFSRWSSTRTSGSCLPLLSAGTVELVPPCDSATIEAKVSSQGPSDVLFEAVADWGPGNTASLTHRYLEKSSRDRRSGNMAERHLNNARVGNVSARLPQSLVEKHRCENMSSRSEISSSSPKSEDSQNGDSRSQQRLRTASRAGCADTAALMRKSGTPALRSTCGPYVKIVHGQPVETREYRCHSTEVPPARRKKNQRKRRHQCHSAGLPRVALA, encoded by the exons ATGCTCCATGTTCACCACAGACAAGCATTGACTTCCGAAGGCACCCTTTTTCTATTTGCTCCTAAAGCG GTCCATGGGCCAAGTGGATCAGGCCGGTCATCACTTTGCCGAACGGCAGGATCCTTATTATCGAAGACTACAGGCCTGTTTG TTTTAATGGTGCGGTGCAAGCTCCTCGCAGCTGAGGCTGTACGGTTTCCCATCATCAAGGATTTACTTGTTACTATCGGGATGGCCTGTACACTCCACGCCCCTGCACTCCTAATCCTCGATGATCTG CTTCTCTGGAGCGAGTCGAAGTTCTCCGGCACTTGCTACGACTACAACTACAACGCCACCATCGATGTCAAGCAGAAGAGATCACAAAGGGCCGCCTCTCGTATATG GACCAACTTGACGCTGCAGAATGTTGGAGGTCTGGACAAG GTGAAAGAAGATCTTATTGACATGCTCAAGATGGAGACCACCTACGGGCTTGTGTTACGACGAGCAGGGGTGTCAATTCATCGTGGCGTTCTCCTGATCGGCCCTCCCGGCTGCGGCAAAACTTTGGTAGCCAAGGCTGTTGTAGGTGACCAAGAAATGCGATGCTTGGA GGTGAAAGGGCCAGAGCTGCTTAGTAAATATATAGGTTCAAGCGAGGCAGCAGTTCGAAAAGTGTTCACCAAGGCTCAACAGGCAAGGCCATGCATTGTCCTCTTTGATGAGATAGATGCTCTGGCGACCAG ACGTGGCGGTGATAGCTCTGGTGTGACTGACCGCGTCGTGAACCAGCTTCTCTGCTACCTGGATGGAATCGAAGATCGGCAG GACGTCTACGTGATAGCCACTACTTCCCGCCCCGATCTCGTCGACCCCGCTTTGCTCCGCACAGGCCGCCTGGAGAAG GTATGTTATTGTGGATTGCCCACGACAACGACTCAGCGGCTGGAAATTCTAAAGGTTTGCACGAACACAACCACGTTGGTTGATGGCGTTTCCCTAGAATCCCTTGAGCAAGCCATGCCGTGGGAGTTCTCGGCAGCAGACATTCATGCTGCTGTGAAGTCCGCACAGCTCCTGGCTGTTCATGAGCTGCTTGGCACGACACTCAGGCCTCCTGCCTCCATTGACGGAATGCAGGAGGCTCTGAGGACGTCGAatcgcgaggaaaggaagaaggatgaAATCAGCAACGGCGCAGAAATGAGGGTGGAATTGTTGACTGAAGAGTCGGAATCCCCCGCAAGCTTCGAGGGAAGGCAGGTAGCGCTGCAGCAGGATCCGTCCTCAAGAAGGGTATTCGTTAGTCAGCGTCACTTGCTGGCAGCTATCGCTGCCACAAAACCCTCGATGACTCCCGGG GAGATTCGTCGTTATCACCGCCTCTACGCGCCGTTCCTGGCTCCATCCTACATTGAAGATATCCGCGCCTTTGAGTCTAAACTATCGGAGTCTACAACTCATTGCTATTCCTCCTTTCCGACTACGACGGCTGACAAGCGCCCGTCGCCATCATCCGGGGAGGCAGGGCAATCGACTTTAGCAAGCAGGAGCGTTAGGCACCCTCTGGGGACAAGAGCGTTTACCCGGCGGACTCTATCTCTACCTTCACACACTCGAAGCACCCCCGCCATCTCGATGTCTGCAAGCGTTCTACGGTCGTGTTCTGTCGATCTGACTAGAAGCAATTCTACAGGTTCGTTCAGTCGATGGTCTTCCACGCGCACATCAGGCTCGTGCCTGCCACTCTTGTCTGCAGGCACTGTGGAATTGGTACCCCCATGTGATTCCGCCACTATCGAGGCCAAAGTTTCTTCCCAAGGGCCTTCTGACGTGCTGTTTGAAGCCGTAGCAGATTGGGGCCCTGGTAACACGGCTTCCCTCACTCACCGGTATTTGGAAAAAAGTAGTCGCGACAGAAGAAGTGGCAATATGGCAGAACGACACTTGAACAACGCACGGGTAGGAAACGTTAGTGCCCGGTTACCTCAATCTCTAGTCGAAAAACACAGGTGTGAGAATATGTCTAGTAGGAGCGAAATCAGTAGCAGCAGCCCGAAAAGTGAGGACAGCCAAAATGGCGACTCGCGGAGTCAGCAGAGGTTAAGGACTGCCTCAAGGGCCGGATGCGCTGACACTGCTGCTCTGATGCGAAAGAGTGGGACGCCCGCTTTGAGGAGTACATGTGGCCCTTATGTTAAAATAGTCCACGGCCAGCCTGTAGAAACCAGAGAATACCGTTGTCATTCGACAGAGGTGCcgccagcgagaaggaagaaaaaccagaggaagagacggcacCAGTGTCACAGCGCGGGGCTCCCGAGAGTGGCGCTAGCTTAG